The following proteins are encoded in a genomic region of Betaproteobacteria bacterium:
- a CDS encoding pyridoxamine 5'-phosphate oxidase family protein, with product MSRLYGAHHRNYQDQHDSRRLADKIEELAVHTEVSEMDKAFIESRDMFFLATVDHEGRPTVSYKGGDPGFVRVLDATTLAFPLYDGNGMFYSAGNVAGNAKVGLLFIDFTTPNRMRVQGEATIDQNDPLLLEFVEAQLVVRVNVTEVWPNCPRYVHRHEKVSASRYVPRAQCETPLAGWKRIDLVQGDLPMADRGRAEKAGGLLSIEEWFGKVATGAPDA from the coding sequence GTGAGCCGACTCTACGGAGCGCATCACAGAAATTATCAGGATCAGCACGACAGCCGCCGCCTCGCCGACAAGATCGAGGAACTGGCCGTGCACACGGAGGTTTCGGAGATGGACAAGGCGTTCATCGAGAGCCGGGACATGTTCTTTCTCGCCACCGTGGACCACGAAGGCCGCCCGACCGTGTCCTACAAGGGCGGAGACCCGGGCTTCGTACGGGTGCTTGACGCAACGACGCTCGCCTTTCCGCTCTACGACGGCAACGGCATGTTCTACTCGGCGGGCAACGTGGCCGGAAACGCGAAGGTCGGACTGCTGTTCATCGATTTCACGACACCCAACCGGATGCGCGTGCAGGGCGAGGCGACGATTGACCAGAACGATCCGCTGTTGCTGGAATTCGTCGAGGCGCAGCTTGTCGTCCGAGTGAACGTGACCGAGGTATGGCCCAACTGTCCCCGCTACGTTCATCGTCACGAGAAGGTGTCCGCATCGCGCTACGTGCCGCGTGCCCAGTGCGAGACGCCCCTGGCCGGCTGGAAGCGGATCGATCTCGTGCAGGGTGATCTGCCGATGGCGGACCGGGGCCGCGCCGAAAAGGCAGGCGGTCTGCTGTCCATCGAGGAATGGTTCGGCAAGGTCGCCACGGGCGCGCCGGACGCTTGA